A region from the Streptosporangium sp. NBC_01756 genome encodes:
- a CDS encoding alkaline phosphatase D family protein: protein MPELVVGPLLRYVNETSASVWVETSEPCEVTVEVGGARSQALTFTVHGHHYAIVDVGAEGAYEVRLGEETVWPPPGQRPSRIRFLGPGGPNRVVFGSCRTSVPHDTLHTISHGVDVLRAYGCSMMDSPEEEWPDMLLLLGDQVYADEPSVEMLEFIKGRRDGEPVGEIADFEEYAELYRQAWTDPEIRWILSTVPSAMIFDDHDLRDDFNTSASWREQMATVSWWPRRVTSGLGAYWIYQHLGNMSPEERSSDELLSKLCAAEEDGGELLDTFAWHAYEIPADSRWSYSRDLGDTRLIMLDSRCARQLTPGDRRMIDPVEWEWLTEELRRGGVERFVIGTSVPFLLPAGIHHIQNWNEALAQGAWGRTVARWSEALRQAVDLEHWAAFRRSFEDLSRLLAGTGKPVILLSGDVHYSYVAKADGLPVYQLVCSPIRNPLSRTLRLANIIAQFGVATLIGGWLSRLARIPKPPFKWRITNGPWFSNAMATLSLDTTPLSVRWDTATGTDLSEVTTVKLPDPR from the coding sequence GTGCCGGAACTTGTGGTCGGGCCACTGCTGCGTTACGTGAACGAGACCAGCGCGTCGGTGTGGGTGGAGACCAGCGAGCCGTGCGAGGTGACGGTCGAGGTCGGCGGAGCGCGGTCACAGGCGCTGACGTTCACCGTGCACGGCCACCACTACGCGATCGTGGACGTCGGTGCCGAGGGCGCCTACGAGGTCCGGCTGGGCGAGGAGACCGTATGGCCCCCGCCGGGCCAGCGACCCAGTCGCATCCGCTTTCTCGGCCCCGGCGGACCGAACCGGGTGGTGTTCGGCTCCTGCCGGACCAGCGTGCCGCATGACACGCTGCACACCATCTCGCACGGGGTCGACGTCCTGCGGGCGTACGGCTGCAGCATGATGGACAGCCCCGAGGAGGAGTGGCCCGACATGCTGCTGCTGCTCGGTGACCAGGTCTACGCCGACGAGCCGTCGGTGGAGATGCTGGAGTTCATCAAGGGCCGCAGGGACGGCGAGCCGGTGGGCGAGATCGCCGACTTCGAGGAGTACGCCGAGCTGTACCGGCAGGCGTGGACCGACCCGGAGATCCGCTGGATCCTCTCCACGGTGCCCAGTGCGATGATCTTCGACGACCACGACCTGCGCGACGACTTCAACACCTCCGCCTCCTGGCGCGAGCAGATGGCCACGGTCTCCTGGTGGCCGCGCCGGGTGACCTCCGGGCTCGGGGCCTACTGGATCTACCAGCACCTGGGCAACATGTCACCGGAGGAGCGCTCCTCGGACGAGCTGCTCAGCAAGCTCTGCGCGGCCGAGGAGGACGGGGGCGAGCTGCTCGACACGTTCGCCTGGCACGCCTACGAGATCCCCGCCGACAGCCGGTGGAGCTACTCCCGCGACCTCGGCGACACCCGCCTGATCATGCTCGACTCCCGCTGCGCCCGGCAGCTCACCCCGGGAGACCGGCGGATGATCGACCCGGTGGAGTGGGAGTGGCTGACCGAGGAGCTCCGCAGGGGCGGTGTGGAGCGCTTCGTGATCGGCACATCCGTGCCGTTCCTGCTCCCGGCCGGCATCCACCACATCCAGAACTGGAACGAGGCGCTGGCCCAGGGAGCCTGGGGCAGGACGGTGGCCCGCTGGTCCGAAGCGCTCCGCCAGGCCGTCGACCTGGAGCACTGGGCGGCCTTCCGGCGCTCCTTCGAGGACCTGTCCAGACTGCTGGCCGGGACCGGCAAACCGGTGATCCTGCTCTCCGGGGACGTGCACTACTCCTACGTGGCCAAGGCCGACGGACTGCCCGTCTACCAGCTCGTCTGCTCCCCGATCCGCAACCCGCTGAGCCGTACGCTCCGGCTGGCCAACATCATCGCCCAGTTCGGCGTCGCCACGCTGATCGGCGGCTGGCTCTCCCGCCTGGCCAGGATCCCCAAACCCCCGTTCAAGTGGCGGATCACCAACGGCCCCTGGTTCTCCA
- a CDS encoding Glu/Leu/Phe/Val family dehydrogenase produces the protein MTLMVPSTTPAATPLISPGRQALDSALFQLDQAADRLHLDDGMRTMLATPRRSLTVAVPVRREDGRMDVVQGFRVQHNTTRGPAKGGIRFHPSTDIREVTALAMWMTWKCALVGIPYGGAKGGVSVDPASLTTRELERVTRRYVNEILPIIGPDKDIPAPDVGTDEQTMAWIMDTYSVSAGYSVPGVVTGKPAALGGSLGRSGATSRGVLIATLKALPGSPEGRTAAVQGFGKVGAPAARQLADAGCRVVAVSDATGAVVDRSGLDIDDLRAWVKETGGVYGYRHADALSHDDLLELDVDVLVPAALEGVITAENAPRIGARLIVEGANGPTTPEADRILADAGTTVIPDILANAGGVIVSYLEWMQNLQACSWSAAKVDAKLRELMENAFDAVTAMSAERGVSLRQAAHLIGVGRVAEAHRLRGLHP, from the coding sequence ATGACTCTCATGGTGCCGTCAACGACGCCGGCAGCCACCCCCCTCATCAGTCCCGGCCGGCAGGCCCTCGACTCCGCGCTGTTCCAGCTCGACCAGGCGGCCGACCGGCTCCACCTGGACGACGGCATGCGCACGATGCTGGCCACCCCGCGGCGCTCGCTGACCGTCGCGGTGCCCGTCCGCCGCGAGGACGGGCGGATGGACGTCGTCCAGGGCTTCCGGGTCCAGCACAACACCACCCGCGGCCCGGCCAAGGGCGGAATCCGCTTCCACCCCTCCACCGACATCCGCGAGGTCACCGCGCTGGCCATGTGGATGACCTGGAAGTGCGCGCTGGTCGGCATCCCGTACGGCGGCGCCAAGGGCGGCGTCTCGGTGGACCCGGCCTCGCTGACCACCCGGGAACTGGAGCGGGTCACCCGCCGCTACGTCAACGAGATCCTGCCCATCATCGGCCCGGACAAGGACATCCCCGCTCCGGACGTCGGCACCGACGAGCAGACCATGGCCTGGATCATGGACACCTACTCGGTGAGTGCGGGTTACTCCGTGCCCGGCGTGGTGACCGGCAAGCCGGCGGCCCTCGGCGGCTCCCTGGGCCGGTCCGGCGCCACCTCCCGCGGCGTGCTGATCGCCACGCTCAAGGCCCTGCCGGGCTCTCCCGAGGGTCGCACCGCCGCGGTCCAGGGCTTCGGGAAGGTCGGCGCGCCGGCCGCCCGCCAGCTCGCCGACGCCGGCTGCCGCGTGGTGGCCGTCTCCGACGCCACCGGCGCCGTGGTCGACCGCTCCGGCCTGGACATCGACGACCTGCGGGCATGGGTGAAGGAGACGGGGGGCGTGTACGGCTACCGCCACGCCGACGCGCTGTCCCACGACGATCTGCTGGAACTCGACGTGGACGTGCTCGTCCCCGCCGCGCTGGAAGGCGTGATCACGGCGGAGAACGCGCCGAGGATCGGGGCCCGTCTGATCGTGGAGGGCGCCAACGGGCCCACCACGCCGGAGGCGGACCGGATCCTGGCCGACGCCGGGACCACGGTGATCCCCGACATCCTGGCCAACGCGGGCGGTGTGATCGTCTCCTACCTTGAGTGGATGCAGAACCTGCAGGCCTGCTCCTGGAGCGCGGCCAAGGTCGACGCCAAGCTCCGCGAGCTCATGGAGAACGCCTTCGACGCGGTCACGGCGATGTCCGCCGAGCGCGGGGTCAGCCTGCGCCAGGCCGCCCACCTCATCGGTGTGGGCAGGGTCGCCGAGGCCCACCGGCTGCGCGGTCTCCACCCCTGA
- a CDS encoding MarR family winged helix-turn-helix transcriptional regulator — translation MTTGLGSSLAYLLSRAERSVNRGLAAAVTAEDVTVEQWRILRALADGRGHSMGELAEAVLMPHPTLTKAIDRLIDRSLVYRGHDPADRRRVAVFLSDRGAELLARVEGGVAGHHRLIEAAYGIERTEQLMRDLHSLVTALDEPARPVERPDPGGPARS, via the coding sequence GTGACGACCGGACTGGGATCCTCGCTCGCCTACCTGCTCAGCAGGGCGGAGCGGAGCGTCAACCGCGGTCTCGCCGCCGCGGTGACCGCGGAGGATGTCACGGTCGAGCAGTGGCGCATCCTGCGCGCTCTGGCCGATGGGCGGGGCCACTCGATGGGTGAGCTGGCCGAGGCCGTGCTGATGCCGCATCCGACGCTGACCAAGGCGATCGACCGGCTGATCGACCGCTCGCTCGTCTACCGGGGGCACGACCCGGCCGACCGGCGCAGGGTCGCGGTCTTCCTGTCCGACCGGGGGGCCGAACTGCTCGCCCGGGTGGAGGGCGGGGTGGCCGGCCACCACCGGCTGATCGAGGCGGCCTACGGCATCGAACGCACCGAACAGCTCATGCGTGACCTGCACAGCCTGGTCACGGCCCTGGACGAGCCCGCGCGGCCGGTCGAGAGGCCGGACCCGGGTGGTCCCGCCCGTTCGTGA
- a CDS encoding substrate-binding domain-containing protein, with protein MAETVTSVIDPLEAQLIRSDALRVGLVVPVSGVLGLVGPCAINCAILAADEVNLAGGVLGRPVELVLIDGGGPARRVAAEVATLVDGGAIDAVTGTHGSDVRIAVVRALAGRVPFVYAPPYEGSGHLPGVYFLGETPGRQLRPGIDWLIERRRARRWFLLGNDYVWPRLVHEAARRHLAARNVTVVGERFVPYGMRDLPLVLEQLAASRADAVLISLIGRDLVTFNRAFTAAGLSCPRLCGALEEHGLLGIGGDATGELYGAMGYFASMVTDDSLSLGERYIRRFGSSAPLLNGHGQGCYEAVLMLAALGSRAGTLAVPAVDAIADGTSIVTARGRLTLQDRGVRLRAHIGRADGLDFDIVR; from the coding sequence GTGGCAGAAACCGTCACATCGGTCATCGATCCTCTGGAAGCCCAGCTCATCCGGAGCGACGCCCTGCGCGTCGGACTCGTGGTGCCGGTCTCCGGGGTCCTCGGCCTGGTGGGACCGTGCGCGATCAACTGCGCGATCCTCGCCGCCGACGAGGTCAACCTCGCGGGCGGGGTGCTCGGCAGGCCGGTCGAACTGGTTCTGATCGACGGCGGCGGCCCCGCGAGGCGGGTGGCCGCCGAGGTCGCGACGCTGGTGGACGGCGGGGCGATCGACGCGGTGACCGGCACCCACGGCAGCGACGTACGGATCGCGGTGGTCCGGGCGCTGGCCGGGCGGGTGCCGTTCGTCTACGCCCCGCCGTACGAGGGGAGCGGCCACCTGCCCGGGGTCTACTTCCTGGGTGAGACACCCGGCCGCCAGCTCCGGCCGGGTATCGACTGGCTCATCGAGCGGCGCCGGGCCCGCAGGTGGTTCCTGCTCGGCAACGACTACGTCTGGCCGCGCCTGGTCCACGAGGCCGCCCGCCGCCATCTCGCCGCCCGCAACGTCACGGTCGTCGGCGAACGGTTCGTGCCGTACGGCATGCGGGATCTCCCCCTGGTCCTGGAACAGCTCGCGGCCAGCCGGGCCGACGCGGTGCTGATCAGCCTGATCGGCAGGGATCTCGTCACCTTCAACCGGGCCTTCACCGCGGCGGGGCTGTCGTGCCCGAGGCTCTGCGGGGCGCTGGAGGAGCACGGCCTGCTCGGCATCGGCGGGGACGCGACCGGCGAGCTCTACGGGGCGATGGGCTACTTCGCCAGCATGGTCACCGACGACAGCCTGAGCCTCGGCGAGCGCTACATCCGCCGGTTCGGCAGCAGCGCACCCCTGCTCAACGGGCATGGACAGGGCTGCTACGAAGCGGTGCTGATGCTCGCCGCACTCGGCTCGCGCGCCGGGACACTCGCCGTACCCGCGGTGGACGCCATCGCCGACGGCACCTCCATCGTCACCGCGCGGGGCCGGCTGACGCTTCAGGACCGGGGAGTACGGCTGCGCGCGCACATCGGGAGGGCGGACGGGCTGGACTTCGACATCGTCCGTTAA